The genomic segment GCTCCAGATGAAATCGTAGATCTTCGCCGTAGCCAAGCCCAGCTCGAATTTTTCCATGTTGTCCGTCACATCGCGGATGACGCCGTTCAGCCGGGAGAGGATCCAGCGATCCGCAATATCCAGCTCCAGCACCGAGAGATCCTTCTGGATTTCCTGGCCTTCCATATTCATGGCGACAAACCGGGAGGCATTCCAAATCTTATTGGCAAAGTTGCCCGCCGCCTCCACCTTCTTATCATAGAAGCGCATATCGCTACCCGGGCTTGTGCCGTTGGCCAGGCTGAAGCGCAGGGCATCCGCGCCATGCTGCTCGATGACTTTGAGCGGATCGATGCCGTTGTTGAGCGATTTGCTCATCTTGCGGCCCTGGGAATCGCGCACGATGCCATGGATATTGACATATTCAAACGGCGGTTTGCCCATGACTTCCATGCCGAACACGATCATCCGGGCGACCCAGAAGAAGATGATATCGTAGCCGGTTACGAGCACATTTGTCGGGTAGAAATACTCCAGCTCTGCCGTCTTTTCCGGCCAGCCCAGCGTGGAGAAGGGCCAGAGGCCGGAGGAGAACCAGGTATCCAGCACATCCTCATCCTGATGGAAATGCTGGCAGCCGCATTTGGGGCAGGCCGCCGGCTGCTCCATGGCCACGACCATCTCTCCGCACTCCTGGCAGTAGTAGGCCGGGATGCGGTGCCCCCACCAAAGCTGGCGGGAGATGCACCAATCCCGGATATTCTCCATCCAGTTGAAGTAGATTTTGGAAAAGCGCTCGGGCACGAACTTCACCTGCCCGGTTTTCACCACCTCCATGGCCGGCTTGGCCAGCTCTTTCATGGAGACGAACCACTGCCGGGAGATGATGGGCTCGACCGTCGTATGGCAGCGGTAGCACTCGCCCACGTTATGCGCATAATCCTCGATTTTCACCAGGTTGCCGCTCTTTTCCAGATCCGCTACGATGGCTTCCCTGGCCTCATAGCGATCCATGCCCTGGTATTTGCCGCCGTTCTCGTTCATCTTGCCGTCGTCCGTCAGCACGCGGATGATGGGCAGGTTGTGCCGGGAGGCGACTTCGAAGTCGTTCGGGTCGTGAGCCGGGGTGATTTTGACGGCGCCCGTCCCAAATTCCAGATCCACATATTCATCCGCTACCACGGGAATGGGCTTATTGACCAGCGGCAGGATGACGTTTTTGCCGATGAGATCCTGATAGCGCTCATCCGCCGGGTTGACGGCCACGGCCGTATCTCCCAGCATGGTCTCGGGGCGGGTTGTGGCGACGGTGATGCTGGTTTTTCCATCCTCGCTGTCGTAGCGCACATGCCACAGATGCGAGGGCTG from the Christensenellaceae bacterium 44-20 genome contains:
- a CDS encoding valine--tRNA ligase is translated as MSKDLKKAYDHSQVEEKLYQRWMEKGYFSAHPNPDKKPFTIVIPPPNITGQLHMGHGLDNTIQDAIIRFRRMQGFETLWLPGTDHASIATEVKVVNQLAEQGIKKEDIGREEFLKHVWKWKEEYGGRIVNQLKKLGSSCDWEKERFTMDEGCSHAVRKVFVQLYDKGLIYRGNRIINWCPHCQTALSDAEVEYTEQPSHLWHVRYDSEDGKTSITVATTRPETMLGDTAVAVNPADERYQDLIGKNVILPLVNKPIPVVADEYVDLEFGTGAVKITPAHDPNDFEVASRHNLPIIRVLTDDGKMNENGGKYQGMDRYEAREAIVADLEKSGNLVKIEDYAHNVGECYRCHTTVEPIISRQWFVSMKELAKPAMEVVKTGQVKFVPERFSKIYFNWMENIRDWCISRQLWWGHRIPAYYCQECGEMVVAMEQPAACPKCGCQHFHQDEDVLDTWFSSGLWPFSTLGWPEKTAELEYFYPTNVLVTGYDIIFFWVARMIVFGMEVMGKPPFEYVNIHGIVRDSQGRKMSKSLNNGIDPLKVIEQHGADALRFSLANGTSPGSDMRFYDKKVEAAGNFANKIWNASRFVAMNMEGQEIQKDLSVLELDIADRWILSRLNGVIRDVTDNMEKFELGLATAKIYDFIWSEYCDWYIEMCKSRLYGEDAAAKKTAISVLYYVLVNALKLLHPFMPFITEEIYVELLEAGESIMISPWPEYQERYEFAEQEQSMLAIMEVVRSVRNTRAEMNVPPAKKAKILISTAQAEIVRQTESYLLKLANASEVQILPAGAGEPENCAAAIVGLGQVYLPLGDLIDVEKELARLQKEQKSLEGEIARCNGKLQNQGFLAKAPEKVVQEEKEKLAKYAEMLERVSARLDSLKKL